From the genome of Malus domestica chromosome 04, GDT2T_hap1, one region includes:
- the LOC103433573 gene encoding protein OCTOPUS, with protein sequence MNPSGEAAAPPPPTLQPPQPPQAQRPSTSCARHPEEHFTGFCPSCLCERLAVLEPSTTSSSSSTSRKPPTSSTAAAALKAIFKPPIGGGGASSSNKNRPTSFFPELRRTKSFSASKNEGFSGVFEPQRKSCDVRNTLWTLFHQDDGRNPNKKEAPPTDVEVETRNLGGSSSSFRGPVFEAKEEEEEEDKAEEDENQFSGGEDFGIEICEDAIVPNVTEDRVPEILEEEEDFQPPQPVPEQFEEEELKPMKDHIDLDSQTKKRDLKEIAGSFWSAASVFSKKLQKWRQKQKLKKRRNGGGSATLPVEKPIGRQFRETQSEIADYGFGRRSCDTDPRFSLDVGRMSLDAGRMSFDDPRYSFDEPRASWDGYLIGRTFPRMPTMLSVVEDAPVVHVSRCDAEIPVEEPPKNSIEEETVPGGSAQTRDYYSDSSSRRRKSLDRSNSIRKTAAAVVAEIDEMKSVSNANANAKVSPTTVPDNRDLREFYNSNSLRDDCSESFDMASFRGGGDTGSVVGNGERNKGCKKSRRWGKAWNIWSFIHRRGGNKDEDDDRYSSVRSNGVERSYSESWPELRGGSGGGERNGEAKGFNPKIMRSNSSASWRNGSHGYGGFGGGAFGSMRKSNGVPVVDANGFGNGTAGRKKKDDQVVLERNRSARYSPNHIENGMLRFYLTPMRSSWRSGGVGKSRSSHAHSIARSVLKLY encoded by the coding sequence ATGAATCCCAGCGGAGAAGCAGCAGCACCGCCGCCTCCAACGCTACAACCGCCGCAGCCGCCTCAGGCCCAACGACCCTCTACATCCTGCGCCCGACACCCGGAAGAGCATTTCACGGGCTTCTGCCCCTCATGCCTCTGCGAACGCCTTGCCGTGTTGGAACCTTCAAcgacctcttcttcctcttcaacttCTCGAAAGCCCCCTACTTCCTCCACCGCCGCAGCCGCGCTTAAGGCCATTTTCAAGCCCCCCATTGGCGGTGGTGGGGCCTCCTCTTCCAATAAAAATCGACCCACCTCATTTTTCCCGGAGCTCCGACGAACCAAGTCTTTCTCTGCCTCTAAAAACGAGGGCTTCTCCGGCGTGTTTGAGCCGCAGAGGAAATCCTGCGACGTTCGGAACACTCTGTGGACACTCTTTCACCAAGACGACGGCCGGAATCCCAACAAGAAGGAAGCACCGCCCACTGACGTTGAGGTCGAGACCCGGAATTTGGGTGGGTCTTCTTCCAGCTTCCGGGGTCCGGTCTTTGAGGCcaaggaggaagaggaagaggaagataaAGCCGAAGAGGACGAGAACCAGTTTAGTGGCGGCGAGGACTTCGGAATTGAAATTTGTGAGGATGCAATTGTCCCAAATGTAACAGAAGACAGAGTTCCTGAAATcttagaggaggaggaagacttTCAACCACCGCAGCCAGTGCCGGAGCAATTCGAAGAAGAGGAGTTGAAACCAATGAAAGATCACATAGATCTTGATTCTCAGACGAAGAAGCGAGACCTTAAGGAGATTGCGGGAAGCTTCTGGTCAGCAGCTTCGGTTTTCAGCAAGAAATTACAGAAATGGAGACAGAAACAGAAGCTGAAGAAGCGGCGGAACGGCGGCGGATCGGCCACATTGCCGGTGGAGAAGCCAATCGGGAGACAGTTCAGAGAAACTCAGTCGGAGATTGCCGATTACGGCTTCGGCCGGCGCTCCTGCGACACGGATCCGAGGTTTTCGCTAGACGTGGGTCGGATGTCGCTGGACGCGGGTCGGATGTCGTTCGACGACCCGAGATACTCCTTTGACGAGCCTCGGGCCTCATGGGACGGGTACCTCATCGGAAGAACGTTTCCGAGGATGCCAACGATGCTCTCGGTGGTGGAGGACGCTCCGGTGGTCCACGTGTCGAGATGCGACGCTGAGATTCCGGTGGAGGAGCCGCCCAAGAATTCGATTGAAGAGGAGACGGTTCCAGGCGGTTCGGCCCAGACCCGGGACTACTATTCGGACTCCTCTTCTCGGCGGAGGAAGAGCCTCGACCGATCCAACTCCATTAGGAAGACTGCGGCGGCGGTGGTGGCGGAGATTGATGAAATGAAGTCGGTTTCGAATGCCAATGCCAACGCCAAGGTGTCGCCCACGACTGTTCCTGATAACAGAGATCTGAGGGAATTTTACAACTCGAATTCTCTGAGGGATGACTGTTCTGAGAGCTTTGATATGGCGTCGTTTCGGGGCGGCGGAGATACGGGTTCGGTGGTGGGAAATGGGGAGAGGAATAAAGGGTGTAAAAAGTCTAGGAGGTGGGGCAAGGCGTGGAATATATGGAGTTTTATACACAGGAGGGGTGGGAACAAAGATGAGGACGATGATAGGTATAGTAGTGTTAGATCAAACGGCGTGGAGCGGTCTTATTCGGAATCGTGGCCGGAGCTCAGAGGCGGCAGCGGTGGTGGTGAGAGGAATGGGGAAGCCAAGGGCTTTAACCCAAAGATTATGAGGAGTAATAGTAGTGCTAGTTGGAGGAATGGTTCTCATGGGTATGGCGGTTTCGGTGGCGGTGCATTTGGGAGCATGAGGAAGAGCAATGGCGTTCCTGTCGTCGACGCAAATGGGTTTGGAAATGGGACTGCCGGGAGGAAGAAAAAAGATGATCAGGTTGTGCTGGAACGGAACCGGAGCGCGAGGTATTCCCCGAACCATATTGAAAACGGAATGCTGAGGTTTTATTTGACTCCGATGAGGAGCAGCTGGAGGAGCGGCGGAGTCGGGAAAAGCAGGTCCAGCCATGCTCATTCGATCGCCAGAAGCGTACTGAAACTGTATTGA
- the LOC139195314 gene encoding pentatricopeptide repeat-containing protein At3g09060-like has protein sequence MVDFPKSLSPKRVLKLLKAEKNPHAAFALLDSVTRHPKYNHSPDKAMAVFQQMEEIFGCAPGVRSYNSLLNAFIESNQQDRAEKFFAYFETVGLEPNWQTYNVLIKISCKKKHFEKAKGLLNWMWEKGLEPDVFGYGALINGLAKGGNLSDALDVFDEKLERGVGPD, from the coding sequence ATGGTCGACTTCCCCAAATCTCTCTCCCCGAAGCGAGTCCTGAAGCTCCTCAAAGCCGAGAAGAATCCTCACGCCGCATTCGCACTGCTCGACTCAGTGACCCGCCACCCGAAGTACAACCACTCCCCCGATAAAGCTATGGCCGTGTTTCAACAGATGGAAGAGATTTTCGGGTGTGCGCCCGGCGTAAGGTCGTACAATTCTCTGCTGAATGCATTCATTGAGTCCAATCAGCAGGACCGAGCTGAGAAGTTTTTCGCCTATTTCGAAACAGTTGGTTTGGAGCCGAATTGGCAGACTTATAATGTTCTGATCAAGATTTCGTGCAAGAAGAAGCATTTTGAGAAGGCCAAAGGGTTGCTGAACTGGATGTGGGAAAAGGGTTTGGAGCCTGATGTGTTTGGTTATGGGGCTTTGATCAACGGGCTGGCGAAAGGTGGAAACTTGAGTGATGCATTGGACGTGTTTGACGAAAAGCTTGAGAGAGGGGTTGGTCCTGATTGA